A section of the Pectinophora gossypiella chromosome 11, ilPecGoss1.1, whole genome shotgun sequence genome encodes:
- the LOC126370929 gene encoding uncharacterized protein LOC126370929, with protein sequence MQCNQPFIATSPPNCPQFFPYNPGYQPCNSYPDVVGEGEVTTIVLPDGNVQHFFTPTSRWTPYTANPNSFWNPTAGAWYIRSVSSSPQCPLYCQQPSLPCGVPRINFGCNSHMALPPSRGYELKFHNDGRTSTTDLQYFFPRMCQRNIIAQSCAGVQVTTPDCSCKCEVVRDSQCPCSPDCAGSCKTSKKPKENVVCECYKDSKRTAGKDSDMSIDDNKKSCLKKVEKKNKDIQCQYSTSDSSLDRSCGWGKKSSKAKRCDTTCSSTSTSVSDCSTSTRSREKRRKAQEKAWKKQEKIYQKRQKEKEKKRKQERIKKEKANKKRQKKCMSQGTQSDDESFTCSLCESCFDCDSKETSTECSRSCSTDDLLQPSFCALQKERYQVQLKSEKKLKKLLETERKKIEKDRRKQEKETKKHAKTTKQSQAKMNIDCDTDLCNCPSVTEFDGIQSLMSVDRKPTDPRCTIGCQLLNIYEGTTKDFSSEVCTCQPTTNKISATYSEQASGGAFQCIFPSDLTCYKIPDDSDFVD encoded by the exons ATGCAGTGCAACCAGCCTTTTATCGCCACCAGCCCTCCAAACTGTCCCCAGTTTTTTCCTTATAACCCAG GATATCAACCGTGCAATTCATATCCGGACGTGGTAGGGGAGGGCGAAGTGACGACTATAGTGCTCCCTGACGGAAACGTGCAGCACTTCTTCACGCCTACTTCGCGCTGGACACCGTACACTGCCAATCCTAATAGTTTCTGGAACCCCACGGCTGGAGCTTGGTATATCAGAAGTGTGTCTAGTTC GCCGCAGTGTCCATTGTACTGCCAGCAACCGAGCTTACCATGTGGCGTGCCAAGGATCAATTTCGGTTGCAACAGCCACATGGCTCTGCCACCTTCACGAGGATACGAGCTAAAG TTTCACAACGATGGCCGGACTTCAACGACGGACCTTCAATATTTCTTCCCGCGCATGTGTCAACGTAACATAATAGCCCAATCTTGCGCCGGCGTTCAAGTAACGACGCCGGATTGCTCCTGTAAATGTGAAGTG GTACGTGACAGTCAATGTCCCTGTAGCCCCGACTGTGCTGGATCGTGCAAAACTAGCAAGAAGCCGAAAGAAAATGTTGTATGTGAATGCTATAAAGATTCGAAGCGGACCGCAGGAAAAGACAGTGACATGTCAAttgatgataataaaaaatcatgTCTAAAGAAGgtcgaaaagaaaaacaaagacaTCCAATGTCAATACAGTACTAGTGACTCGTCGCTGGACAGAAGCTGTGGGTGGGGAAAGAAATCTTCTAAAGCAAAACGTTGTGACACTACATGCTCGTCGACATCTACTTCAGTTAGCGATTGCTCTACGTCCACAAGGAGCCGGGAAAAACGGCGAAAGGCGCAAGAAAAGGCGTGGAAAAAGCAGGAAAAGATATATCAGAAGCGtcaaaaggaaaaagaaaagaaacggAAACAGGAAAGAATTAAAAAAGAGAAAGCAAACAAGAAGAGACAGAAGAAGTGCATGTCGCAGGGCACCCAGAGCGATGACGAGTCCTTCACATGTTCATTATGTGAATCGTGCTTTGACTGTGACTCGAAGGAAACGTCCACGGAATGTAGTCGAAGCTGTTCCACAGACGACTTACTGCAACCCAGCTTTTGTGCCTTGCAAAAGGAACGTTACCAAGTACAATTAAAGTCTGAAAAGAAACTGAAGAAACTACTAGAGACGGAGCGAAAGAAAATTGAAAAAGACCGACGAAAACAGGAAAAGGAGACCAAAAAGCATGCAAAAACTACAAAACAGAGCCAAGCAAAGATGAATATCGATTGCGATACAGATCTCTGCAACTGTCCTTCGGTAACAGAGTTCGACGGAATACAGAGTTTAATGTCTGTTGATCGAAAACCTACAGACCCCAGGTGCACAATAGGATGCCagctattaaatatttatgaaggTACAACTAAAGATTTCAGCAGTGAAGTGTGCACATGTCAACCTACTACCAACAAGATATCAGCTACATATTCCGAGCAGGCGAGCGGTGGCGCTTTCCAATGTATCTTCCCTTCAGACTTGACATGTTACAAAATACCGGACGACAGTGATTTTGTTGATTAA
- the LOC126370924 gene encoding DET1 homolog, with amino-acid sequence MASTSHPRNVFYEDIPPGVLNEKDFICTERIVPRKIKPQNIVMRLMDREIYGSKKPGSHFHVVREFYQNVFPNLTIVNVEKPPCFLRKFSPDGKHFIAFSADQTSLEIYEYRGAAAAGDLVAGYPSDLLNADADAHHRIRTHIFYRFFKPKYTVNVCQQRDLRSERNAQPSVNPFMDQQLNRECSLFTEDGRYVIVGSAAHIPDDLRPHFYHIHSNNEAVTPTIRSALEDYSLHLVDLHHGKLCDTKHFRIDKIYLSHNQGIYLYKEVLAVLSVQHQTIHLFQIVEGMLIEIRKIGRFCYDDDPFIVNSVFAPLVNERPFHEETINSLKHRLLVFLFKRAKAISDESGDPLELRKFYKYFDMFKSLRMWKMQLLDEDHLFIKYASEEVVTLRVQEPNSQSSFFVIYNISESKILEVYENTSDSLLELFENYCDCFRNARLCADSQFTCSPSNNLYARLTQQRFKQTIVRAIYGGRTEATKRILAQLPISAQSYSGSPYLDLGLFSYDDKWVSVMERPKAYGEYPIRFYARDSGLLKFKIYAGVLGQSVPATARRLVAFTFHPTDPFAISVQRTNSEYIVNFHIRNAVLSYCPCSDNPNHARVP; translated from the exons atggCTTCTACTAGTCATCCCCGAAATGTGTTCTATGAAGACATTCCTCCTGGTGTCCTCAATGAAAAAGACTTTATCTGTACAGAAAGAATTGTTCCGAGGAAGATAAAACCACAGAACATTGTCATGAGGCTTATGGACCGAGAAATTTATGGCTCCAAAAAGCCTGGATCTCATTTTCACGTTGTTAGAGAGTTTTATCAAAATGTATTTCCGAACTTGACTATAGTGAATGTTGAGAAACCCCCTTGTTTTTTGAGAAAATTCAGTCCAGACGGAAAACATTTTATAGCCTTTTCTGCAGACCAAACTTCGTTAGAG ATCTACGAGTACAGAGGAGCGGCGGCTGCCGGTGACCTGGTCGCAGGATATCCATCAGATCTGCTGAATGCTGATGCAGATGCTCACCACAGAATTAGGACACACATATTTTACAGATTTTTCAAG CCAAAATATACAGTCAATGTCTGTCAGCAAAGAGATCTACGGTCAGAGCGTAATGCTCAGCCATCTGTTAACCCGTTCATGGACCAACAACTGAACAGAGAATGTAGCTTGTTCACTGAAGATGGAAGATATGTGATAGTGGGCTCTGCTGCTCACATCCCTGATGACCTGCGACCACACTTCTATCATATACACAGTAATAATGAGGCAGTCACACCCACCATTAG aTCTGCTTTGGAAGATTACTCCCTCCATTTAGTTGACCTGCACCATGGTAAGCTATGTGATACTAAACATTTTAGAATTGACAAAATCTACCTCTCACACAACCAAGGAATTTACTTGTATAAAGAAGTATTAGCTGTTCTATCAGTACAACATCAAACTATACACTTGTTCCAAATTGTAGAAGGAATGTTGATTGAAATAAGGAAAATTGGCAGGTTTTGCTATGATGATGACCCCTTTATAGTCAACTCAGTGTTTGCTCCACTAGTAAATGAAAGACCATTTCATGAAGAGACAATTAATAGCTTGAAGCACAGACTATTAGTATTTCTTTTCAAAAGGGCAAAAGCAATTAGTGACGAATCAGGAGATCCATTAGAACTTAGAAAGTTTTACAAATACTTTGACATGTTCAAGAGTTTACGAATGTGGAAAATGCAGCTATTAGATGAAGATCATTTGTTCATTAAGTACGCGAGCGAAGAAGTTGTTACATTGAGAGTGCAGGAGCCCAACAGTCAGTCATCCTTCTTTGTGATATACAACATTAGTGAAAGCAAGATTTTGGAAGTTTACGAGAATACTTCGGACAGTTTGCTGGAGTTGTTTGAAAACTATTGTGATTGCTTTAGGAATGCTCGATTATGCGCTGATTCTCAGTTTACTTGTTCACCTTCTAACAACTTATATGCAAGACTGACACAGCAGAGGTTCAAGCAAACTATAGTGCGCGCTATCTACGGCGGTCGCACGGAGGCAACGAAACGTATACTTGCGCAGCTGCCAATCAGCGCACAGTCATATAGTGGCTCACCATATTTAGACTTGGGTCTATTCAGTTATGATGACAAATGGGTATCTGTTATGGAAAGGCCTAAAGCTTATGGAGAGTATCCCATAAG ATTCTATGCAAGAGACTCAGGCCTATTGAAATTTAAAATCTACGCTGGTGTCCTGGGGCAGTCGGTACCAGCTACTGCCCGGCGTTTGGTCGCGTTTACCTTCCATCCGACGGATCCGTTTGCCATCAGTGTTCAGAGAACTAACTCTGAGTATATTGTCAACTTCCACATAAGGAATGCTGTGCTCAGCTACTGCCCGTGCAGTGACAACCCTAACCACGCTCGGGTGCCATAG
- the LOC126370931 gene encoding cyclin-dependent kinase 7, translating to MEESVLRYEKIDFLGEGQFATVYKARDVKTDKIVAVKKIKIGSRSEAADGINRTALREIKLLQEVQHINLIGLLDVFGQKSNVSLVFDFMDTDLEIIVKDNTIVLTPANVKAYMIMTLRGLEYLHQNWILHRDLKPNNLLINRDGILKIGDFGLAKAFGSPTRINTHQVVTRWYRSPELLFGARQYGTGVDMWAVGCILAELLLRVPFLPGESDLDQLSRIFQVFGTPGEEEWPGMKSLTDYVQFKQFPPQPLRHIFSAASDDLIQVLESLLALYPPSRCDCTQALQMPYFSNKPAPTVGNKLPMPSNISKIEVEKPSLKRKLLDNIDGGSLAKRLQF from the exons ATGGAAGAGTCAGTTCTACGATACGAAAAAATTGACTTTCTTGGAGAAGGGCAG TTCGCCACAGTATACAAGGCGCGGGATGTAAAAACGGATAAAATAGTGGCCGTGAAAAAGATCAAGATTGGGTCTCGTAGTGAGGCGGCGGATGGAATCAACCGCACCGCTCTCAGGGAGATCAAACTGCTGCAAGAAGTCCAGCATATCAACCTCATTGGGTTACTAG ATGTCTTTGGGCAGAAATCAAATGTTTCTTTAGTATTTGACTTCATGGACACAGATTTAGAAATAATTGTTAAGGACAACACCATAGTACTTACTCCTGCCAATGTTAAGGCTTACATGATAATGACTCTCAGAG gctTAGAATACTTACATCAAAACTGGATCCTGCACAGAGATCTGAAGCCCAACAACTTGCTGATTAACAGGGATGGAATCCTCAAGATTGGGGACTTTGGTCTAGCAAAGGCATTTGGTTCTCCAACTAGAATAAATACTCATCAAGTAGTGACTAGATGGTACAG ATCTCCAGAACTCCTATTCGGGGCTCGTCAGTACGGCACGGGCGTGGATATGTGGGCCGTGGGCTGCATCCTCGCAGAGCTGTTACTCAGGGTACCCTTCCTGCCGGGTGAGTCCGACCTGGACCAGCTGTCACGCATCTTCCAGGTCTTCGGCACGCCCGGCGAGGAGGAGTGGCCG GGCATGAAGAGCCTGACAGACTACGTGCAGTTCAAGCAGTTCCCGCCGCAGCCGCTGCGGCACATCTTCAGCGCGGCTTCCGACGACCTCATCCAGGTGCTGGAGAGCCTGTTGGCGCTCTACCCGCCCAGCCGGTGCGACTGCACGCAGGCGCTGCAAATGCCTTATTTTAG CAACAAGCCAGCGCCAACTGTAGGCAACAAGTTACCGATGCCCTCCAATATCAGCAAGATTGAGGTGGAGAAGCCCTCACTCAAGAGGAAGCTGCTCGACAACATCGACGGAGGCTCGCTCGCCAAGCGGCTGCAGTTCTGA
- the LOC126370923 gene encoding tubulin polyglutamylase TTLL13-like isoform X1: MELELQDTFLGDVDEPSLHSSKQALTAPSKRKNDKIQDEKSLELQAREEKEAAESVAAMLLRSYDPKMLGEDDTSQPTSRTAPIIPIEGVRKKKKRRRSQISICLTNCRYESIRKVASAFGMREVSEEEAWNFYWTDMSVSVERAKEMKRFQRINHFPGMLEICRKDLLARNLNRMQKIYPKEYNFFPKTWCLPADFGEALNYSKSRKNKTFIIKPECGSQGRGIYLTKSLKDIKPTDKLICQVYLSKPYLVDGYKFDIRVYTLITSCDPLRIFVYNEGLVRFATSRYADPNVNNTTNVFMHLTNYALNKHSRTYVYDSEAGSKRKISTLNKILVSQGVDLDRLWHSIDQVIVKTIISAWPILKHSYHACFPSHDMVHACFEILGFDILLDHKLHPYILEVNHSPSFHTDTQLDREVKEGLLTDTFTMLNIWQCDKKRVLEEDRRRIRDRLLQTNKYAEYTPLEEKEPEKSPWQTQIQWEETHLGNFRRVYPVGEQYASLFQQPSGSLYTGTASSRARGDCTRLQREEFQQTKAKAEAMKKPSQPAKSDKKDNEKKAGEEATVASSTADKCDKTEKSKGKARAEREQKRREMREKEEKEREKNKLSAKPSQALTPVPEKEQKPPYVLCSFEPDPIVEKEERERVNLLAQRDFLIRSYGMLEQIYLVMKKMGTLRPEDERKYGVYGRLAVVSNTPKTAIMKSKKQDKHKPNNYGDHLDDALRVVCRDAVLSSRPARPPPHHARCAYTVWSLSPYVSPTDACLQVSKLRHCSD; the protein is encoded by the exons ATGGAG TTGGAGTTACAAGACACTTTTTTGGGTGACGTGGATGAACCATCCCTTCATAGTTCCAAGCAAGCACTCACAGCGCCAAGTAAAAggaaaaatgataaaatacaaG ATGAGAAATCTTTGGAGTTGCAAGCGCGGGAAGAGAAGGAGGCTGCGGAGAGTGTGGCGGCCATGCTGCTGCGGTCGTACGACCCCAAGATGCTGGGGGAGGACGACACCTCGCAGCCGACTTCGCGCACCGCCCCCATCATACCCATAGAGGGCGTgcgcaagaagaagaagagaaggag ATCCCAGATCTCAATTTGCCTAACAAACTGCCGATACGAGTCGATCCGGAAAGTGGCGAGCGCGTTCGGCATGCGGGAGGTGTCCGAAGAGGAGGCGTGGAACTTCTACTGGACGGACATGAGCGTCTCCGTCGAACGAGCCAAGGAGATGAAGAGGTTCCAGCGCATCAATCACTTTCCCGGCATGTTGGAGATTTGCAG GAAGGACCTGCTAGCACGAAACTTGAACCGAATGCAAAAAATATACCCGAAAGAATATAATTTCTTCCCCAAAACTTGGTGCTTGCCGGCCGA TTTTGGAGAGGCCCTGAACTACAGTAAATCACGCAAAAACAAAACGTTCATTATAAAACCTGAATGCGGGAGCCAGGGTCGAGGTATATACCTTACCAAGTCATTGAAAGACATCAAACCTACAGACAAACTTATTTGCCAG GTGTACTTATCGAAACCATATTTAGTAGACGGATACAAGTTCGATATAAGAGTATATACCCTTATAACATCCTGCGACCCGCTTAGGATATTTGTCTACAACGAAGGGCTTGTCAG GTTTGCGACGAGCCGGTACGCGGACCCGAACGTGAACAACACGACCAACGTGTTCATGCACCTAACCAATTATGCCCTCAACAAACACAGCCGCACTTATGTCTACGACTCCGAAGCTGGGAGCAAACG CAAGATATCGACGTTGAACAAGATTCTGGTGTCGCAAGGCGTGGATTTGGACCGCCTGTGGCACTCGATCGACCAGGTGATCGTCAAGACCATCATCTCCGCCTGGCCCATCCTCAAGCACAGCTACCACGCCTGCTTCCCGTCCCACGACATG GTACACGCGTGTTTCGAAATACTTGGCTTCGATATTCTACTTGACCACAAACTACATCCGTATATACTGGAA GTGAACCACTCCCCGAGCTTCCACACGGACACGCAGTTGGACCGCGAGGTGAAGGAGGGCCTGTTGACGGACACCTTCACCATGCTCAACATCTGGCAGTGCGACAAGAAACGCGTGCTCGAGGAGGATCGCCGGCGCATTAGAGACCGGCTGCTGCAGACTAACAA ATATGCAGAGTATACACCTTTAGAAGAAAAAGAGCCTGAGAAAAGTCCATGGCAAACACAGATCCAGTGGGAGGAAACACATCTTGGAAATTTCAG ACGCGTGTACCCAGTGGGCGAGCAATACGCGTCTCTGTTCCAACAGCCGTCGGGTTCACTTTACACTGGCACGGCGTCGTCACGCGCTCGTGGCGACTGTACCAGATTACAACGTGAagagttccag CAAACGAAAGCCAAAGCGGAAGCGATGAAAAAACCATCGCAACCAGCAAAATCGGATAAGAAAGACAACGAAAAGAAAGCGGGGGAAGAGGCGACTGTCGCTTCGAGCACGGCGGATAAGTGTGATAAGACTGAGAAGTCCAAGGGTAAGGCCCGCGCGGAAAGGGAACAGAAACGCAGGGAGATGAGAGAGAAAGAggagaaggaaagagagaagaATAAGCTGTCAGCGAAGCCGTCGCAAGCTCTTACGCCG GTCCCGGAGAAAGAGCAGAAGCCACCTTATGTGCTGTGTTCGTTCGAGCCGGACCCCATCGTGGAGAAGGAGGAGCGGGAGCGAGTCAACCTGCTGGCACAGCGGGACTTCCTCATACGCAGCTACGGCATGCTAGAACAA ATATATTTAGTAATGAAAAAAATGGGAACTTTAAGGCCAGAAGACGAACGCAAATACGGCGTATACGGACGTCTTGCTGTTGTTTCAAATACGCCCAAG ACCGCCATTATGAAGAGCAAAAAACAAGATAAGCACAAACCAAACAACTATGGCGATCACTTGGATGATG CGCTGCGCGTGGTGTGCCGCGACGCAGTGCTGAGCTCGCGGCCCGCGCGCCCGCCGCCACACCACGCGCGCTGCGCCTACACCGTCTGGAGCCTCAGCCCCTAT GTGAGCCCCACAGATGCATGCCTCCAAGTGAGCAAACTGAGACATTGTAGCGACTGA
- the LOC126370923 gene encoding tubulin polyglutamylase TTLL13-like isoform X2, which yields MLLRSYDPKMLGEDDTSQPTSRTAPIIPIEGVRKKKKRRRSQISICLTNCRYESIRKVASAFGMREVSEEEAWNFYWTDMSVSVERAKEMKRFQRINHFPGMLEICRKDLLARNLNRMQKIYPKEYNFFPKTWCLPADFGEALNYSKSRKNKTFIIKPECGSQGRGIYLTKSLKDIKPTDKLICQVYLSKPYLVDGYKFDIRVYTLITSCDPLRIFVYNEGLVRFATSRYADPNVNNTTNVFMHLTNYALNKHSRTYVYDSEAGSKRKISTLNKILVSQGVDLDRLWHSIDQVIVKTIISAWPILKHSYHACFPSHDMVHACFEILGFDILLDHKLHPYILEVNHSPSFHTDTQLDREVKEGLLTDTFTMLNIWQCDKKRVLEEDRRRIRDRLLQTNKYAEYTPLEEKEPEKSPWQTQIQWEETHLGNFRRVYPVGEQYASLFQQPSGSLYTGTASSRARGDCTRLQREEFQQTKAKAEAMKKPSQPAKSDKKDNEKKAGEEATVASSTADKCDKTEKSKGKARAEREQKRREMREKEEKEREKNKLSAKPSQALTPVPEKEQKPPYVLCSFEPDPIVEKEERERVNLLAQRDFLIRSYGMLEQIYLVMKKMGTLRPEDERKYGVYGRLAVVSNTPKTAIMKSKKQDKHKPNNYGDHLDDALRVVCRDAVLSSRPARPPPHHARCAYTVWSLSPYVSPTDACLQVSKLRHCSD from the exons ATGCTGCTGCGGTCGTACGACCCCAAGATGCTGGGGGAGGACGACACCTCGCAGCCGACTTCGCGCACCGCCCCCATCATACCCATAGAGGGCGTgcgcaagaagaagaagagaaggag ATCCCAGATCTCAATTTGCCTAACAAACTGCCGATACGAGTCGATCCGGAAAGTGGCGAGCGCGTTCGGCATGCGGGAGGTGTCCGAAGAGGAGGCGTGGAACTTCTACTGGACGGACATGAGCGTCTCCGTCGAACGAGCCAAGGAGATGAAGAGGTTCCAGCGCATCAATCACTTTCCCGGCATGTTGGAGATTTGCAG GAAGGACCTGCTAGCACGAAACTTGAACCGAATGCAAAAAATATACCCGAAAGAATATAATTTCTTCCCCAAAACTTGGTGCTTGCCGGCCGA TTTTGGAGAGGCCCTGAACTACAGTAAATCACGCAAAAACAAAACGTTCATTATAAAACCTGAATGCGGGAGCCAGGGTCGAGGTATATACCTTACCAAGTCATTGAAAGACATCAAACCTACAGACAAACTTATTTGCCAG GTGTACTTATCGAAACCATATTTAGTAGACGGATACAAGTTCGATATAAGAGTATATACCCTTATAACATCCTGCGACCCGCTTAGGATATTTGTCTACAACGAAGGGCTTGTCAG GTTTGCGACGAGCCGGTACGCGGACCCGAACGTGAACAACACGACCAACGTGTTCATGCACCTAACCAATTATGCCCTCAACAAACACAGCCGCACTTATGTCTACGACTCCGAAGCTGGGAGCAAACG CAAGATATCGACGTTGAACAAGATTCTGGTGTCGCAAGGCGTGGATTTGGACCGCCTGTGGCACTCGATCGACCAGGTGATCGTCAAGACCATCATCTCCGCCTGGCCCATCCTCAAGCACAGCTACCACGCCTGCTTCCCGTCCCACGACATG GTACACGCGTGTTTCGAAATACTTGGCTTCGATATTCTACTTGACCACAAACTACATCCGTATATACTGGAA GTGAACCACTCCCCGAGCTTCCACACGGACACGCAGTTGGACCGCGAGGTGAAGGAGGGCCTGTTGACGGACACCTTCACCATGCTCAACATCTGGCAGTGCGACAAGAAACGCGTGCTCGAGGAGGATCGCCGGCGCATTAGAGACCGGCTGCTGCAGACTAACAA ATATGCAGAGTATACACCTTTAGAAGAAAAAGAGCCTGAGAAAAGTCCATGGCAAACACAGATCCAGTGGGAGGAAACACATCTTGGAAATTTCAG ACGCGTGTACCCAGTGGGCGAGCAATACGCGTCTCTGTTCCAACAGCCGTCGGGTTCACTTTACACTGGCACGGCGTCGTCACGCGCTCGTGGCGACTGTACCAGATTACAACGTGAagagttccag CAAACGAAAGCCAAAGCGGAAGCGATGAAAAAACCATCGCAACCAGCAAAATCGGATAAGAAAGACAACGAAAAGAAAGCGGGGGAAGAGGCGACTGTCGCTTCGAGCACGGCGGATAAGTGTGATAAGACTGAGAAGTCCAAGGGTAAGGCCCGCGCGGAAAGGGAACAGAAACGCAGGGAGATGAGAGAGAAAGAggagaaggaaagagagaagaATAAGCTGTCAGCGAAGCCGTCGCAAGCTCTTACGCCG GTCCCGGAGAAAGAGCAGAAGCCACCTTATGTGCTGTGTTCGTTCGAGCCGGACCCCATCGTGGAGAAGGAGGAGCGGGAGCGAGTCAACCTGCTGGCACAGCGGGACTTCCTCATACGCAGCTACGGCATGCTAGAACAA ATATATTTAGTAATGAAAAAAATGGGAACTTTAAGGCCAGAAGACGAACGCAAATACGGCGTATACGGACGTCTTGCTGTTGTTTCAAATACGCCCAAG ACCGCCATTATGAAGAGCAAAAAACAAGATAAGCACAAACCAAACAACTATGGCGATCACTTGGATGATG CGCTGCGCGTGGTGTGCCGCGACGCAGTGCTGAGCTCGCGGCCCGCGCGCCCGCCGCCACACCACGCGCGCTGCGCCTACACCGTCTGGAGCCTCAGCCCCTAT GTGAGCCCCACAGATGCATGCCTCCAAGTGAGCAAACTGAGACATTGTAGCGACTGA